The sequence AGGAGATGCGGAGTCTAGACGGCTATATGAGTCTGCAAGTGCAACGATTTTAGTTGATTCTATTCAAGAAGCGGCCGTTTATTTGCAGCAGCATGGAGCAGTCTGTTTGACGGAAGCCAAGCGGACCCCCAGAAGCTGGATTATGCTTGCCAAACACCCGGACGGCTTGATTGCGGAATATGTGCAAGTCGTTCCGGAGTAACCAAGGGCTTACCCGCTCCCTTTATAAGGCGATCTGTTCCGGTGTACCCGGGCAGGTCGTTTTTTTATTGAATTGAATCACTTAAAAACGCTTAACATTTTGCTTAATAATGCTTATAATGAAGATGAGAAGGGGGGAGTTTCCAATTTACCAGGAGGAACGCCTGCTGAAAATTTTGGATGAACTGAAGACCCGCACCCAACTGTCCAATGCGGATATTTGCGACCTGCTGGACATCTCCAGAGATACGGCGAGAAGGGATATTATCAAGCTGGTGGAGGAAGGCGCCGCCATAAGGACGCATGGAGGGATTGCTTTACCTTTTTTCAAAGAGGAAATCAAGGCCTACAAGGATCGCGCGACAGCCGCTTCCGAGCAGAAGCTTCACATCGCCAGGACGGCCTCCGCCTATATTGCAAACGGGGATGTCTGCTTTATGGATGTCTCGACCACGGTCCGGGAGCTGTGCGGGCTGGTTGGGGAGCACTTGACGGTATATACCCATTCGCTTGATAACGTCGAGGTCTTGGCGGGAAAGAGCGGCATTGACGTTCACCTGCTTGGCGGGAAATTTCATCATGACAACCGGTTTTTTTATGACCAGGCTGGGGCTTTGCAGCTGAACGAGGTTTATTTCGACAAGGCTTTTCTGGGGGCTGCGGCCATTATGGAAGACGGGATATACTTTGCCAACCGGGAGGATGCGCTGATCAAGAAGCTGGTTGCAGGGCGGGCCGGAAAAGTCTACGTGCTGGCGGATGCGAAGAAATTCAGTCTTACCGCTTCATTCAAGGGCATTGAATTCTCAGGCATAGATGTCTTGATTACCGACGGCGATCCGCCGGAGCATCTGCAATCTGTCATGAAGGAGAACGGGATCGAGATTATCCAAACGGCCGGGGAAGGAAAGTAGAAAATCATTGACGAGGAGCGATGCGCCATGATCAAAGCCATTTTCAGTGACATTGACGGAACTTTGCTGAATTCGCGGCATCAGATCACACCGGAGACCAAATCCGCCATACAAAAGGTGAAGGACCGGGATATTCCGTTTGTCCTCGTTTCGGCCCGGATGCCTAGCGGGATTCTGTCTTTGCAGCAAGAGCTTGAAATCAATGCGCCTGTTATTTGCTACAGCGGCGCTCTAGTCCTGGGCGGAAGCGACAGCGGGGGCCAAAGGGAAACCCTTCACAGCGTTGGAATGGGCAAGAGCAGCGTCGATCTTCTGCTTAGCATCGTAAGCGCGGACTTTCCGGGCATCAGCTTCAGTCTGTACAGCCATGACCAGTGGATTGTCGGCGACCGCTGCGACCCGTGGGTCATTCAGGAGCAGGAAATCATTAAGGTCGATCCGATTGAGCGCGAGCTGTCCTCTTATATTGAAGAAGATCATGAGATTCACAAAATACTATGTATGGGAAATCCGCAGGAGATTAACCGGCTGGCGCAAACGCTGAACAACGCGGTCCCCGGCATCAGCATTTATAAATCGAAAGACACCTACCTCGAAATCATGGATGAAATGGTGTCCAAATCATACGCGATCCGCGAGCTGGAGGAGGTGCTTCATATCTCCAACCGGGAGCTGATGGCGATCGGCGACAATTATAACGATATCGACATGATCCTGTACGCGGGACTGGGGATTGCGATGGGGAATGCGCCGGAGGAAGTGAAGCGGATTGCCGACAAGGTCACTTTAAGCAATGACGAGGACGGCTTGAAGGACGGAATTGAGAGATTTGTTTTAATATACCCTTAACATAAGAGATTTATAGTAGAAATAAGACCTTATGACAAAAAAAGGGTGGCTGAATCGATGGGAATTCATGCGTATTTCCGATCTTTGGGCGGGCTTGAGCGGATTATCCGCTGTCCGGGGAAATTCAAATTCGAGGAACACAGTGTGGCGGCCCACTCGTGGAAAGTGGTGCAGTATGCCAAGACGCTGGCGGATATCGAGGAACAGCACGGCGTGAAGATTGACTGGAAGAAGCTTTACGAGATTACGAGCAGCCATGATTATGGCGAAATCTTTATTGGCGACATCAAAACGCCGGTTAAACATTCCTCCCCGCAGCTTCGGGCGCTGATCCAGCAGGTGGAAGAGGGGATGGTGCACCATTTTATCGAGGAAAATATTCCGTCCGAATTCAAAAGCATCTTCTACAACCAGCTCCGCGAGGGCAAGGACGATTCGGTGGAAGGGCGCATTCTTGAAGTCGCCGACAAGCTGGACCAGGTGTACGAGGCGTTCGCCGAGCTGCAAAAGGGCAATACGGAGAAGGAATTTATCACGATGTACCGCAGCGCCCTCATGAAGATCAAGGACATCCCGCTGCACTGTGTCGGTTATTTTCTCGACCGCATCCTGCCGGATCTCGTTAACGAAGAAACAATGTCCCCTGTCGACATCAGGCGGATAACGGAAGAAGCATTGGCCAATTAGCAAAATGAAATAGAGAAATTTTGAGCAGAGAGCCTAACGCGTGGTTGGGCTCTTTTAATTCACACTTGACCCATTGGATTTATCGTGATATATTTTCTCCAATGAAAGTTTTAATTTCATAAACGAAGAGCCCACTGGACAAACCAACGGCCTGCCGACCTCTATCAAGAGCGAAGTAGGCCTTTTTCTATGTGCTGAAAGGGGTGGGATGGAATTTAACGCAATTTTAATACATGTAACTGAAGCAGCTTGATCAGAAAACTGAAAAGCTTTTCAGTGAAAGGTGATTGCAATGAAAGCAACGATCAAAGATGTGGCGAGCCTCGCCAGTGTATCCATCAGCACGGTATCCAGAGTATTGAATAACCCTGAAATGGTCGTTCCAAGAAAACGCCAGAGGGTGCTGGAGGCCATCCGTGAGCTGAACTATTCGCCGAATGCATTGGCCAGAGGGCTTATACATAAGCGGACCGGTACGCTCGGAGTGTTGATCCCGGATATTTCGAATCTTTTTTATTCTGCTGTGCTTAGGGGAATGGAGGATGCCGCAAACCGCTCGAATTCCAATCTCATTATTTGCAATACGGATACAAGCGCCGCACGCAGGAATTCCATCCTGAAGGTGCTGTACGAGAAGCAGATTGACGGCGTAATTTGGACAAGCGAGCCGCTTTCCCGTGATAGTTATGAAATGTTTGCAAAGCTCGATTTTCCGGTGGTGCTTGCGGCTACGCATAGTCTGGATTACAACATTCCTTCCGTAAAAGTGGACGATGAGCAGGCGGCTTACGATGCAACGGTGTATCTGATTGGGCGGGGGCATACCCGCATCGGCATGATCAGCGGTCCGAAGGCCGACCCCATCTCCGGTTATCCGCGAATCCAAGGCTTTCTCCGGGCATTAAGGGATCATCACCTCGAATTTGATGAATCGGTCTGCGTGGAATTCGGGAAATACCATTTTGAGGACAGCTATGAAGCGATGAAACGCCTTCACGGTAAATACCCGGAAATGACGGCTGTATTTGCTTCCAGTGATGAACGAGCGCTTGCTGCTATTTCTTACCTGCATGAGAATCAGATCCGGGTACCGGATGACATCTCGGTCATCGGATTTGACGGCACACGGATGGCGGGCATGAGCTTTCCCCGGCTGACGACGGTAGCCCAGCCGCTGTATGACATCGGTTATTTGGCGGTGGACAAGCTTTTGAAAGTGATCAATGGGGAGCCTATCGAGGAACTGCGAACCTGTGTGCCTCATGAAATTATTGAACGCAATTCCGTAATGGATTGTCCGCAGCTAATCTGAAGCTAATCTGAAAAGCTTTTCTATTTTGTAATAATTGTAACTTATTTATTAAATCCCATAAGGAGGAGTTAAACAATGAGAACAAAAGCAGGCAAATTAAGTATGGCGCTGATTCTGACCGGGGTACTGCTTGCGGGCTGCGGCAACTCCGGCAACAACGCTTCCGGCTCGGGCAGCGCAAGCACCGAACCCAGCGCGGCGCCTTCCGCCGCCGCTTCGGCGGCAGCCCCCGCGTCACCGGCAGCGGGCGAAAAAGTGAAAATCGTCTTCAGCCAGGGCGCAGACCAGACCGACGGCACTAAAAAACTGGTGGCGGCCTTTGAAGCAAAACATCCGGACATCGACGTCGAGGTCCGCGAGTTCCCGAATGATTCCTCGCAAATGCATGACCAGCTTCTGACGATTCTGAGTGGCCAATCCTCCGAGATCGATGTGCTGAATCTGGATGTAACGTGGCCCGCCGAATTTGCCCAAGCCGGATTTCTGCTGCCGCTGGACCGTTATATCGAGCAGGATGGCATTGATACGAATGAATACTTGAAGGGCGGTATTGAAGCGGGTTATTACAACGGCCAGCAGTGGGCGTTCCCGAGATACAACAATGCGGGTCTGCTGTACTACCGCACCGATCTGGTGAAGAAGGTTCCGGCAACCTGGGACGAGCTTCTGAAGCAGGCGGAGCAGTTGAAGGGTCAGGGCGGAACCAAGTACGGATTTGTGACACAAGGCAAGCAGTATGAAGGGTTGGCCGTTGGTTTCACCGAATTGGTTAACGCTTATGGCGGCAAAATCATTGACGATCAGGGCAATGTGGTCGTGAACAGCCCTGAGGCTTTGAAGGGACTCAAGAAGCTGATCGAGATCCAAACCTCGAAGGCGGTTCCTTCCAACCTGAATACTTTTACGGAAAAAGAAACCTTAACCGCGTTCATCGAAGGTAACGCTGTATTCGCCCGTCATTGGCCGGCCTTGTATGCGCAGGCTAACGATCCGAAAGTCTCCAAAATTGTCGGTAAAGTAGGCATTGCGCCGCTTCCGGCCGGTGATGCCCGTTCCGCGGCGGCGCTGGGCGGCTGGCTCGGGGCCATCAGCAAATACTCCCAGCATCCGAAGGAAGCGTGGGAATTCCTGAAGTTCCTGATCAGCGAAGAAGGGGAAAAAATTGTAGCCATCAACAATACGCAAACGCCAACCTACCTGAAGCTGTTCGATGATCCGGAAGTGCAGAAGGCCAGCCCGCTGTTTGCCAATCGCGATTTCGTGAACGGCCTTGGCAGCGCGGTACCGCGGACCATTACACCGCAATACGCCAAAATCTCCGGGCTGATTCAAGTGGAGGTCTCCAAAGCCATCGCCGGTCAGCAGACCGCCGAGCAAGCCCTGACTAACTTGGAAACACAAATTAAAGCTGTTGTAGCTCAATAGATAAGCGGTACGCCAAGACAGGCGGGTGAAGAGCCGTATTTACGGCTCCTCACTCGTTTTTGGGCGTAGTGCAACAAGAGTGAAGGGGTGTCATATCATGCCGCTTAAGAACAAAAGCAAATGGAGAGAAGGAAGAGCGGCATACGCCATGATTCTTCCCGCCGTGCTGATTATCGCCGCCGTTGCACTCTGGCCGCTGCTCCGTTCCTTCTGGATCAGCCTGTTCGATCTCCGGCTGAACGATCCGACCCGCAATGCCATTCACTACTCGTATTCGCTGAATGTCGAGCAGTATGCCGACCGGTTTCCCGGTCTGCTCCGTGCGGTGAAGCGGGAAGCCGGAAATGCCGGGGACGGAGGGGCGTCCGGATTGTCAGCCATCCAGAAGAAATTGGAGGAAGTCGGCCAAGGGCTAGAGGAGGACCCGGCATTTCGGGAAAGGCTCGCGCAGGTGAACGGGCTGCTGGATGCTTTTTCGCCGGTTCCGCAGGAGCTGCGGTTCATCCCGGTGGACAACGCGAAGTCCGAGCAGTTGAAGGCGGAGCTTCAAGAGATTCGAAAGGAGCTGGCGGGACTTAAGGCCGGTGGTTCTCTGGAACGTCCGGATGAGGTCATCGGGCTGACTAGCGCCCTGTTGGACACGTTCCAGGCTCCCAACTTTGTCGGATTATCACATTATAAAGAATTGATGTCCGGCGGGCGGCTGTGGGAGTCACTGAGCAATACCCTCTTATTTACCGTGTTTGCCGTAGCGCTGGAAATGCTGTTTGGTCTTCTGATTGCGCTGCTGCTGAACCGCACCTTTCGGGGGCGCGGGCTTGTGCGTGCAGCGGTGCTCATCCCGTGGGCCACGCCGACCGCCGTATCGGCCATGATCTGGCATTATTTGTACGACGGCCAGAACGGCATTGTCGCGAAGCTGCTCTACGAAGCCGGGCTGATTTCGGATATGGGGACGCTGCTGTCTTCCGGCTCCCGGGTGATGGGCTCGGTCATTATGGCGGATGTGTGGAAGACGGCTCCTTTCGTCGCTCTGCTGCTGCTGGCCGGTCTTCAGAACATTCCATCCTCCCTGTATGAAGCTGCCTGGGTGGATGGAGGCGGAAGGTGGAAGCAGTTTGTGCATGTCACCGTGCCGCTGCTGAAGCCCGCTTTTTTCGTCGCGCTGATGTTCCGTACGCTGGATGCGTTCCGCGTGTTTGATCTGATCTACGTCCTTACCGGCGGCGGCCCCGCCAATTCAACGGAATCGGTCTCCATTTACGCGTACAAAACGATGTTCAGCGAACTGGATTTCGGCAAAGGCTCGGCGCTTTCCGTCATCGTCTTTGTCTGTGTGCTGCTGATCAGCATGGCGTATGTCAAGTGGCTGGGCGCAGATGTTGTCGGCAGGCGCGCCGGGTAAGGAGGGAAAGCATGAGACCAAAGCCAGGACTGCTGTTTTATATCGCTATTGTAGCTTTTATAGGAATTGTGATTTTTCCGTTTCTGTGGGTGCTGCTTGCTTCATTAAAAGCCCCCCTGTATCTATATGGAGAGTACGCTTTCAGCATTAAGGTCCCGGCGTATACGCTGGAGAACTACATTTCCGTCTTTACGAACCATCCGTTCGGCAGATATCTGCTGAACAGCTTTGTCGTCGGCGTGCTGACGATGCTCCTTTCGATAAGCATTGCCGCCTTTGCGTCGTATGCGGTGGCAAGACTGCACTTTTTTGGCAAAACCTTTTTTCTCGGCATTCTGCTGGCCGTATCGATGCTGCCGCAAATCGCCACATTGTCGCCGCTGTTCCTGTTTATGCAATCCACGGGATTGCGCAATACGTACGCGGGGCTGGTTATCCCCTATACAACCTATGCGCTGCCGATTGCGATCTGGTATATGACTACATTTTTCAAGCAGATTCCGATTGAACTGGAGGAGGCGGCCAAGGTGGACGGCGCTTCGTTGCTGGGTATTTTTGGCCGGGTGCTGCTGCCACTGGTGTCGCCCGGGCTGTTCACGACGGCGATTATCGTGTTCGTGGACGCATGGCATGAGTTCCTGTTCGCGCTGACCATCAATACGAAGCAGTCGATGATGACGGTGCCAGTCGGCATTGCGATGTTCCAGGGGGAGTTTACGTTTCCGTGGGGAGAAATATCGGCAGCGACTGTGACGGTGACGGTTCCGGTAGTGCTGCTCGTGCTGCTGTTCCAGCGCCGGATTATCGCGGGCCTGACATCGGGAGCGGTGAAGCAATAATGTTATAAAAGGAGGATTATATTAATGAAGCGAAAAAATATTTTGCTGATGACCTCGCACGACACCGGCCGGTATTTGGGCTGCTATGGACAATCGGTTGAAACGCCTGCGATTGACGCTTTGGCCGAGGAAGGGGTGCGCTTCAGCAATTATTTCTGTCCGGCGCCGCAGTGCAGCCCGAGCCGGGGGAGCATCCTTACCGGTCTGTATCCGCAAAATCACGGCATGATCGGGCTAAGCCATCTCGGCTTCTCCATTGCCCCGGAGGTTACAACGCTGCCGATGAGCCTGAACGAAGCCGGATATGAGACGGCGCTGATCGGCTTCAGCCATGAAACGATCGGCGAAGCCGGAGGCGACCGCACTTCATCTACATACAAGCTGGGATATGAGACAGTTCTCCCGGTACCGGGCGATCGGGCCGCGGATGTCGCGGAGCGGGTCGTCTCTTTCCTGGAGGACAAAGCGGCCGGGCTGCGGGAACGGCCGTTTTTTGCTTCGGTCGGTTTCTTTGAAACCCACCGCGATTTCGACGAATACGCGCCGGTGGCTGATCCGGCGGATGAGATTGTTCCGCCGCCGTATCTGCCAGACACGGAGCGGGTACGTGAAGATTTTGCGCTGCTGCACGGCTCGGTGAAGACGCTCGATCACGGCATCGCCCGCATCCTGTCCCGGCTGGATGCATTGGGACTTGCGGAAGAGACGCTGGTGATCTATACGACCGATCACGGCATCGCCTTCCCCCGGGCCAAGGGCACCCTGATGGATGCGGGTCTGGAGACCGCGCTCATCATGCGTTGCCCGGGGACGCTGGGAGCAAGGCAGGTCAACGGCCATTTACTTTGCAATGTTGATCTGATGCCAACCTTGCTGGAGTTTGCCGGAGCTGCGGCGCCGCAGAACATCGATGGAGTCAGCTTTTACAGGCTGCTGGAGAATGCGGACGGGCCTTCGACACGCGACCATTTCTTCGCCGAACTGACCTGGCATGACGAGTATCACCCGATGCGGGGCGTCCGCACGGACCGGTACAAATATATCCGCAATTTCGAGGACGGTCCTGCCGTGTATTTGCCGCTCGACATTCATCTCAGCCCCTCCGGCCAAGAGGTGCGGGAACAATATTACAAGCCGAATGTGCCGGAAGAGCTGTACGACCTGGCGGAAGATCCGCTGGAGGAGCGGAACCTGGTCAGCGATCCGGCTTATCAAGACATACTGTTGGAGCTGCGCCGGAAGGTGGAGGCTTGGATGATCTCGGGCGCCGACCGGCTGCTGAGCGGCAAAGTCCCGGGAACCGCCGCGCCCGGCTGGCAGGAAGAATATGAGAACGGCAGCGCGTACCGCTCCAATCGGGGATAGAGGTTTGCATGAATTCGGACTGGAAGCAGGTCATCACGCATTGTGCGTTAACACCTGCTTCTTTTTGTTAATTATCATAAACCATTTTTCTATATTGCGACGGAGAATAGTGCTTGTACTCTCTAAATTTACGAATAAAGTAGCTGAAGTTTTCAAAACCCACCATCAAGGAAATCTCTAAAACTTTTAACTCGCTATTTTTTAGCAGTTTCGCTGCTTTTTCACACCGGTATTCATTAATATACGTAACTGGATTTTTCCCAACAGCTATTTGAAAGTATTTTGAGAAATAATTTTTATTCATTCCTACAAGCGAAGCTAAGTCCTCAAGAAAAATTTTATCATTGTAATGTTCCTCAATATATAGGATCACTTTTTTGGTTTTTTCTTGTTTGACTTTTGTATGAAGTCGATTTTTCAAGAAGAGTTTTCTTTCATATAAAAGATCAATGACTTCAAGGAGAATTACTTTAATACGCAAGGATGAGAGCTGGTTTTCCCCCTTTTTTATGGCAATGATATTTCGTAACTTTCCTGATAACTCCTCTTTTGATTCCTTATCTAAATGTATGGCACAAGGAAATTGCAAGGCTCCCGAGGTAATCGGCTTGATAATAGCTTGCTGGCATATGTCTGGATATTCAAAATTCAATAACTGGGGATGAAAAACAATTGCATGATGAATGGATGGACCGCTTGAGGTAACTTGATGCAAGTCTCCAGAATTGATAAAAACAAAATCTCCTTTGGAAACATGTATGTTTTCGGAATTGATCGTCACCTCCATTTCTCCCTCTTCAACATAAATAAATTCTAATTCTTCATGCCAGTGATACCCTACATAATAATCGGTTTTACGTACCTTACTGTATATATGCAACGGAAAAGACGGAGTGCCATGAATAGAATTTTCTTTTAAAGATGATTTCATTCTTATTTTCTCCTTAAAAGTGAGAATTGTGTTATAAATTTTGAAAATGTGCAAGAAAGTACTGCTAACATTCATTATACTGAAGACGTTTCCAATTGACAAAAAGGAGAGCAAAAATGAAAGAAATTCAAAAAAAATGGTGGCACAAAAGTGTTATTTATCAAATATATCCCCGTAGCTTCTACGACAGTACTGGCGATGGAGTTGGCGATTTACAAGGCATCATTCAAAAGTTAGACTATGTAAAATTATTAGGTGCCGACGTCATTTGGCTAAGTCCCGTTTATGCATCTCCCAACGTAGACAATGGCTACGATATTAGTGATTATTTCTCCATCTCATCGGAATTTGGAACTATGGAAGATATGAATAAATTGTTATTAGAAAGCAGCAAGCGCAGCATTAAAATTATTATGGATCTTGTTGTCAACCATACCTCAGACCAGCATCCGTGGTTTATAGAAGCAAAAAAATCAAAAGACAATCCGTACAGAGATTATTATATCTGGCGCGATCCGGTTAACGGCAAAGAACCCAACGAACTGAAATCGAATTTCGGTGGTTCAGCATGGGAATTTGATGAAACAACTAACCAATACTATTTGCATTTTTACAGCAAAGAACAGCCCGACTTGGACTGGGAAAACAAAAAAATGCGCAACAGCATCTGGGATATGATGAACTTTTGGATTAACAAGGGAATCGGCGGCTTCCGTATGGATGTGATTGATTTGATTGGAAAAGATCCCGATAAACAAATAAAAGAAAACGGGCCTAAACTTCATGATTATCTGCAGGAAATGAATCAAAAAACGTTTGGAACCAAAGATTTGTTAACGGTTGGAGAAGCGTGGGGCGCGACAACTGAAGACGGGAAACTGTACTCTGACCCCAAACGCAAGGAATTGAGCATGATCTTTCAGTTTGAACATATTCAGCTAGATAAAATTCCGGGCAAACAAAGATGGGATTTGAAAAAGCTGGAACTTGATGAACTAAAGCAAGTGTTAAGCAAGTGGCAATATGCTTTAAACGAAGAGGGTTGGAACAGCTTATTTTGGAACAATCACGACCTGCCCCGCATTGTATCGAGATGGGGGAATGACGGTGAATATAGGGTGGAGTCTGCCAAAATGTTGGCCACTTTATTACATGGAATGAAAGGAACCCCCTATATCTACCAGGGAGAAGAAATCGGCATGACAAATGCTGCTTTTGAGTCCATAGAAGATTATATGGATATTGAAACTCAAAATATTTATAAAGAACGAAAAGCAGCCGGTTTTAGCGAAGAAAACATTATGGAATCGCTCTATATGAAAGCAAGAGACAATGCCAGAACTCCAATGCAATGGTCGAATGCAGCAAATGCAGGATTTTCTTCAGGAAAACCATGGATGAAGCTTAATCCCAATTATCCTTCTGTTAATGTAGAAAGCGCTTTATATGATTCGGATTCTGTTTTTTATCATTATCAAAAATTAATCACGATTCGTAAACAAAATAACACACTTATATATGGTACCTATCGTCTTCTTGATTCGGATCCCAATATTTATGCTTACGAACGGATACTCGAAAACAAAAAACTGCTTATTGTATGCAATTTTTACGAGCCGGAAGCCACTTTTTCTTACTCTCCCGGAAGTCATTCAGTCGTAAACATTTTAATTAGCAACTACAGCCACTCGAGCAGCGATTTAAAAAACATCACATTGCGCCCGTATGAAGCCATTATATATGAAATCATCTGAGAGAGGGATCAGAATAATGACTAACCACAAATTCGAACGAGCTTCACAGCAAATTCTAGCTGCCGTTGGCGGATCTGAGAACATTATCAGTGCTGCGCATTGCGCGACCCGCCTTCGGTTGGTGTTAAAAGACGAATCCACTGTCAAGGCAGAAGAACTGTCAAATATTGATCTTGTAAAAGGCCACTTCAGCAATGGAGGACAATATCAGGTTATTATCGGTGCTGGTACGGTCAATGAAGTGTACCACGCTTTTGTTGAATTAGCAGGTATTAAAGAATCTAGTAAAGATGAGGTTAAAAAAGAAGCCGACAATAAAATGAATGTGGTCCAAAGACTGGTGAAATTGTTGTCCGACGTATTTGTCCCGATTATCCCGGCACTGGTAGCCGCCGGTTTATTGATGGGTATCAATAACGTTTTAACATCCAGCGGATTATTTTTCAAAGACAGGTCTTTAGTTGATGTATACCCGAACATAACCGATCTTGCGAACATGATCAATGTGTTTGCTAATGCAGCGTTTGTGTTCCTGCCGATATTAATAGGATTTTCCGCAACAAAAATGTTCGGAGGAAACCCTTATTTAGGAGCTGTCATGGGAATGATCATGGTGCACCCGGATCTTTTAAATGCATATGGATACGGGCAAGCTATTTTGAATAATAAAGTGCCGGTATGGAATGTTTTTGGACTTGAAATTGAAAAAGTGGGCTATCAAGGAACCGTGTTTCCTGTTTTAGCTGCTTCATTTATCCTGGCGCGAGTCGAGAAAAATTTACGTAAAATCGTTCCGTCTTTTCTTGATAACTTATTAACTCCGTTATTAACGGTATTTATCACAAGCTTTCTTACGTTTACTGTAGTTGGCGTTATAATGAGATCTGCCGGGAATCTTTTGGCTGATGGAATGGTTTGGCTGTATGATACACTTGGTTTCTTTGGTGGAGCCGTTTTTGGATTGATTTTATCTCCTTTGACATTAACGGGTATGCACCATAGTCTTCTTCCGATTGACATTCAGTTAATTGCTGCTGGCGGTTCGTTTTTACTGGCACTTGTTTCATGCAATAATGTTGCCCAGGGAGGCGCGACATTTGCGGCCATGCTGCTGACAAAAGACGAAAAAATGAAAAGCATTGCGGTTTCTTCCG is a genomic window of Paenibacillus durus ATCC 35681 containing:
- a CDS encoding helix-turn-helix domain-containing protein, whose translation is MKSSLKENSIHGTPSFPLHIYSKVRKTDYYVGYHWHEELEFIYVEEGEMEVTINSENIHVSKGDFVFINSGDLHQVTSSGPSIHHAIVFHPQLLNFEYPDICQQAIIKPITSGALQFPCAIHLDKESKEELSGKLRNIIAIKKGENQLSSLRIKVILLEVIDLLYERKLFLKNRLHTKVKQEKTKKVILYIEEHYNDKIFLEDLASLVGMNKNYFSKYFQIAVGKNPVTYINEYRCEKAAKLLKNSELKVLEISLMVGFENFSYFIRKFREYKHYSPSQYRKMVYDN
- a CDS encoding glycoside hydrolase family 13 protein; protein product: MKEIQKKWWHKSVIYQIYPRSFYDSTGDGVGDLQGIIQKLDYVKLLGADVIWLSPVYASPNVDNGYDISDYFSISSEFGTMEDMNKLLLESSKRSIKIIMDLVVNHTSDQHPWFIEAKKSKDNPYRDYYIWRDPVNGKEPNELKSNFGGSAWEFDETTNQYYLHFYSKEQPDLDWENKKMRNSIWDMMNFWINKGIGGFRMDVIDLIGKDPDKQIKENGPKLHDYLQEMNQKTFGTKDLLTVGEAWGATTEDGKLYSDPKRKELSMIFQFEHIQLDKIPGKQRWDLKKLELDELKQVLSKWQYALNEEGWNSLFWNNHDLPRIVSRWGNDGEYRVESAKMLATLLHGMKGTPYIYQGEEIGMTNAAFESIEDYMDIETQNIYKERKAAGFSEENIMESLYMKARDNARTPMQWSNAANAGFSSGKPWMKLNPNYPSVNVESALYDSDSVFYHYQKLITIRKQNNTLIYGTYRLLDSDPNIYAYERILENKKLLIVCNFYEPEATFSYSPGSHSVVNILISNYSHSSSDLKNITLRPYEAIIYEII
- a CDS encoding sucrose-specific PTS transporter subunit IIBC → MTNHKFERASQQILAAVGGSENIISAAHCATRLRLVLKDESTVKAEELSNIDLVKGHFSNGGQYQVIIGAGTVNEVYHAFVELAGIKESSKDEVKKEADNKMNVVQRLVKLLSDVFVPIIPALVAAGLLMGINNVLTSSGLFFKDRSLVDVYPNITDLANMINVFANAAFVFLPILIGFSATKMFGGNPYLGAVMGMIMVHPDLLNAYGYGQAILNNKVPVWNVFGLEIEKVGYQGTVFPVLAASFILARVEKNLRKIVPSFLDNLLTPLLTVFITSFLTFTVVGVIMRSAGNLLADGMVWLYDTLGFFGGAVFGLILSPLTLTGMHHSLLPIDIQLIAAGGSFLLALVSCNNVAQGGATFAAMLLTKDEKMKSIAVSSGISALLGITEPAMFGVNLKMKYPFYAAMIGSAFGCAFVAFNHILNAAPGPAGLIGFVSIQAGSVLNFLIAVLISFVSGFVITIILSKSKKLNTELKRVNKIAS